From one Lysinibacillus sp. G4S2 genomic stretch:
- the flgD gene encoding flagellar hook assembly protein FlgD, translated as MADTTTKAPKTVNTKVTDDFYHSSYKKPTKQTGNSELGKDAFLQLLITQLQHQDPTNPMDDREFISQMAQFSSLEQMQNMTKAMEALLVSQQQTQMMGYSSFVGKEVKWHEITEELDAEKKPIIKEGSGVIQSIKFVDGNVKFVLEDGKEITPGNISSILGGSGTNSNDNNTVSESPLVQASKLIGKKVTYKDGEQELQGRIVSVTNKDGVIHYVLDNDKKLTDKDFTVISE; from the coding sequence ATGGCAGATACAACAACTAAAGCACCCAAAACTGTCAACACAAAAGTAACGGATGACTTTTATCATTCCAGTTATAAGAAACCTACGAAGCAAACAGGTAATAGTGAACTTGGGAAAGATGCTTTTCTTCAATTATTAATTACTCAATTACAACATCAAGATCCAACAAATCCTATGGATGATAGAGAATTTATTTCTCAGATGGCTCAGTTCTCTTCCTTAGAGCAAATGCAAAATATGACAAAAGCAATGGAAGCATTACTTGTCTCGCAGCAACAAACACAGATGATGGGTTATTCATCATTTGTTGGTAAAGAAGTGAAGTGGCATGAGATTACAGAAGAATTAGATGCAGAAAAAAAGCCGATTATTAAAGAAGGATCGGGTGTAATTCAATCTATTAAGTTTGTAGATGGTAATGTTAAGTTTGTATTAGAGGATGGTAAGGAAATTACCCCTGGCAATATCTCATCAATATTAGGTGGCTCAGGAACAAATTCGAATGATAACAATACGGTATCTGAATCTCCACTTGTACAGGCAAGCAAGTTAATCGGTAAAAAAGTTACGTATAAAGACGGTGAACAAGAACTACAAGGCCGTATTGTTTCTGTAACGAATAAAGATGGCGTCATTCATTATGTATTAGACAATGATAAAAAATTAACAGATAAAGATTTTACCGTAATAAGCGAATAA
- a CDS encoding flagellar FlbD family protein: MIELTRLNGKAFTLNALYIETVESFPDTTITLTTGTKIIVLQSEDEVRQRVKAFYKNIQILSNPHLRGEEDEE, from the coding sequence ATGATTGAACTAACACGTCTAAATGGCAAAGCATTTACATTGAATGCTTTATACATAGAAACGGTCGAATCTTTTCCGGACACGACCATCACATTAACGACTGGAACCAAAATCATTGTTTTACAGAGTGAAGATGAGGTGCGACAAAGGGTAAAAGCCTTTTATAAAAATATACAAATACTATCAAACCCGCATCTACGAGGTGAAGAAGATGAAGAATAA
- the fliH gene encoding flagellar assembly protein FliH translates to MSRIIRSIYTQSNDENVKKIQIRDMFEMHEVENEEIPLQKQMTMEEVLEERERLFAEARAILHAEREAFEQEKQMFFQEIEHVKQSWEEERPERVQEAYDEGYGQGYEDGTNKANEAMAHSLQTANEVILHAKENARKYIDDQEAIILELGLTAAERIIGASLERDNELFVSIVRRGLKEAREMKEIKIYVSPTYYALITSNRDELAEMFPTDVPFMIFVNEDLENDTDCFIETNHGRIVVSIDEQLNELRLKLHEILESKE, encoded by the coding sequence TTGTCTAGAATCATCCGTTCCATATATACACAATCCAATGACGAAAATGTAAAGAAGATTCAAATTCGTGACATGTTTGAAATGCATGAAGTAGAAAATGAAGAAATTCCGCTTCAAAAACAAATGACTATGGAAGAAGTACTGGAAGAGCGCGAACGTTTATTTGCAGAGGCTAGAGCTATTTTACATGCTGAGCGCGAGGCTTTTGAACAAGAGAAGCAAATGTTCTTTCAGGAAATTGAACATGTAAAGCAAAGTTGGGAAGAAGAACGACCTGAACGAGTGCAAGAGGCTTATGATGAAGGATATGGTCAAGGCTATGAAGATGGGACAAACAAAGCTAATGAAGCGATGGCACATTCTCTCCAAACAGCTAATGAAGTAATCCTTCATGCTAAGGAAAATGCGCGGAAATATATTGACGATCAGGAAGCGATTATTTTAGAGCTAGGCTTAACTGCAGCAGAGCGTATTATTGGTGCATCTTTAGAGCGAGATAATGAATTATTTGTTTCAATCGTTCGCAGAGGGCTTAAAGAAGCGAGAGAAATGAAAGAAATAAAAATTTATGTTTCACCTACCTACTATGCATTAATTACTTCTAATCGTGATGAACTAGCAGAAATGTTCCCAACGGACGTACCATTTATGATTTTTGTAAATGAGGATTTAGAAAATGATACAGATTGCTTTATCGAAACAAACCATGGCCGTATTGTTGTAAGTATTGATGAGCAATTAAATGAACTAAGATTGAAGCTACATGAAATATTAGAAAGTAAGGAATGA
- a CDS encoding flagellar hook-length control protein FliK, protein MDVAMMQMMSKTIPAKTAATKPATVGNADVKASETSKKENLSTFGSVFGQIISSSNQTQQSTESAETTDIADLEAVLNAESIEDVLDLLDIPHDDGLLMLQVGEEGKAIGIDEMLNLDNLMDALGIDSEQLQKLVQQLLGEDKEASDVWELLALVDAQAPMLQAQVVTALQGEGQVTPKEVTQLLQVLKLAQLVGQKTDLTGQQESLLTNVKSFLTTMQTQVETIQTAQQVTTKTTVTLPLQGFQQVVQQVQVTKQTDTSANEMVTANTVQTKADTFQVTLPAAKPAQSEALLKEMQAIINRAQLSNAQGITRLTLKLYPENLGSIRIELVQNDGVLTARLLASTAQGRELLDSQAHQLKQAFVQQNIQVDRLDIAQSLQDADRQQRDQNFFNNFFKQQQEDEQEQKSDDDDESKSFSEYLISEEV, encoded by the coding sequence ATGGATGTGGCAATGATGCAAATGATGTCCAAGACTATACCAGCTAAAACAGCAGCTACCAAACCTGCAACAGTAGGCAATGCTGATGTTAAAGCAAGTGAAACGTCGAAGAAAGAAAATCTCTCAACGTTTGGCTCTGTTTTTGGACAAATTATTTCTTCTTCCAATCAAACACAGCAGTCTACAGAGTCTGCCGAAACAACAGATATAGCTGATTTAGAAGCAGTTTTAAACGCTGAGTCTATTGAAGATGTACTAGACTTACTAGATATTCCACACGACGATGGTTTGTTAATGCTTCAAGTTGGTGAGGAAGGCAAAGCTATTGGGATAGATGAAATGCTAAATCTAGATAATTTAATGGATGCATTAGGAATTGATTCAGAGCAGCTTCAAAAATTAGTACAACAGCTGCTAGGAGAAGATAAAGAAGCAAGTGATGTATGGGAGCTTTTAGCGCTAGTAGATGCTCAGGCACCAATGCTTCAAGCGCAGGTTGTAACAGCTTTGCAAGGTGAAGGTCAAGTAACGCCGAAAGAAGTAACACAATTACTGCAAGTGTTAAAGTTGGCACAATTAGTCGGACAGAAAACAGACTTAACAGGTCAACAAGAAAGCTTGCTAACGAACGTTAAGAGTTTTTTAACTACAATGCAAACACAAGTAGAGACGATTCAAACTGCTCAGCAAGTAACAACTAAAACAACAGTAACACTTCCGTTACAGGGCTTCCAGCAAGTAGTGCAGCAAGTTCAAGTTACAAAGCAGACCGACACAAGTGCTAATGAGATGGTGACGGCCAATACAGTCCAAACAAAAGCAGACACATTCCAAGTAACATTGCCAGCAGCAAAACCAGCACAGTCTGAGGCATTACTGAAAGAGATGCAAGCGATCATCAATAGAGCTCAACTCTCTAATGCACAAGGGATTACACGTTTAACATTGAAATTGTACCCGGAAAATCTAGGATCAATTCGTATCGAGCTTGTGCAAAATGATGGAGTCCTCACAGCACGACTGCTTGCTTCAACAGCTCAAGGACGTGAGTTACTCGATAGTCAGGCACATCAACTTAAGCAAGCCTTTGTACAGCAAAATATTCAAGTTGATCGTCTCGATATTGCTCAGTCATTGCAAGATGCAGACCGCCAACAACGCGACCAAAACTTCTTCAACAATTTCTTTAAGCAACAGCAGGAAGATGAGCAGGAGCAAAAAAGCGACGATGACGATGAAAGCAAGTCCTTTAGTGAATATTTAATAAGTGAGGAGGTGTAA
- the fliF gene encoding flagellar basal-body MS-ring/collar protein FliF, protein MNERLTKIKNDTSQFWTSRSKKQKIVMIGSVVAVLALATVVTLFATKTTYVPLYKDLSTREIGQVKEALDSQSVKYEIAPGGTSILVPEEQVDALLVQLASEGYPQTGTIDYSFANSSGFGMTDNEFNLLKKAATETEIAKLIKNLEGVKDAKVMINVPEEGVFLKDTKEEATASIVLNTDPGYKFTEQQIATMYNLVAKSVPNLKTDNIVISNQFSEYFDLNAATTADGTSTTTAEGQLQAKKLIERDLQRQVQTMLGTLMGQDKVIVSVTTDIDFKKENREENLVTPVDEENMAGIAISAQRISEQYSGTGAAATGTPEAETTTDNFTTYNEGATGNGDYERTEETINNDVNRIRKDIQEAPYKIQDIGIQVIVEPPTATDAASLPNGVQEDIQKILSTIVRTTISKDVTAELTQEQIDEKVAVSVQPLNGKAVDEVSEKSVIPWWVWVIGGILLAVILLLAFFIIRSRKRAKEEEEFSILEEQEELMIEDINEEIETEATMRRKQLEKMAKEKPDDFAKLLRSWIAED, encoded by the coding sequence ATGAATGAACGATTGACGAAAATAAAAAACGACACCAGCCAGTTTTGGACTAGTCGTAGTAAAAAACAAAAAATTGTAATGATTGGTTCGGTAGTAGCTGTTCTAGCACTTGCTACGGTTGTTACACTTTTTGCTACAAAAACTACATATGTACCACTTTATAAAGATTTATCGACAAGAGAAATCGGCCAAGTAAAGGAAGCGTTGGACTCCCAAAGTGTAAAATATGAAATCGCGCCAGGGGGGACATCAATTTTAGTGCCTGAGGAACAAGTAGATGCATTGTTAGTCCAATTAGCATCGGAAGGATATCCGCAAACAGGAACGATTGATTACTCATTTGCGAACAGCTCTGGATTTGGTATGACGGATAATGAGTTTAACCTATTGAAAAAGGCAGCAACTGAAACAGAAATTGCTAAGCTCATTAAAAATCTAGAAGGTGTAAAAGATGCAAAAGTAATGATTAATGTTCCTGAAGAAGGAGTTTTCTTGAAAGATACAAAAGAAGAAGCGACAGCATCTATTGTTTTGAATACAGACCCTGGCTATAAATTTACCGAGCAACAAATTGCCACTATGTACAACTTAGTAGCAAAAAGTGTTCCGAATTTAAAAACAGATAACATTGTTATATCTAACCAATTCTCTGAGTACTTTGATTTGAATGCTGCTACCACTGCTGATGGGACTTCAACAACGACAGCTGAAGGCCAGTTACAAGCAAAGAAATTGATTGAGCGTGATTTACAACGTCAAGTGCAAACTATGCTTGGTACGCTTATGGGACAAGACAAAGTAATAGTTTCTGTGACAACAGACATTGATTTCAAAAAGGAAAATCGAGAAGAAAACCTAGTTACGCCGGTCGATGAAGAGAATATGGCAGGTATTGCCATTAGCGCCCAACGTATTAGCGAGCAATATTCTGGTACAGGAGCTGCGGCTACTGGAACACCTGAAGCTGAAACGACGACAGATAACTTTACAACTTATAACGAAGGTGCAACGGGTAACGGAGATTACGAGCGTACCGAAGAAACAATTAATAATGACGTAAACCGTATACGCAAAGATATCCAAGAGGCACCATATAAAATTCAAGATATTGGTATTCAAGTAATTGTTGAACCACCGACAGCAACCGATGCAGCATCATTACCAAATGGGGTTCAAGAGGATATCCAAAAAATCTTAAGTACTATTGTTCGTACGACGATTTCTAAAGATGTAACTGCAGAGCTTACTCAAGAGCAAATTGATGAAAAAGTAGCTGTTTCAGTACAACCTTTAAATGGTAAAGCAGTAGATGAAGTTAGCGAAAAATCTGTGATCCCATGGTGGGTTTGGGTAATCGGCGGAATATTACTAGCTGTAATTTTATTGCTAGCATTCTTCATTATCCGTTCACGTAAACGTGCGAAGGAAGAAGAAGAGTTTAGCATCCTAGAAGAACAAGAAGAACTTATGATTGAAGATATAAATGAAGAAATTGAAACGGAAGCTACAATGCGTCGTAAGCAGCTTGAAAAAATGGCAAAAGAAAAGCCAGACGATTTTGCAAAGTTACTGCGTAGTTGGATTGCGGAAGACTAA
- the fliG gene encoding flagellar motor switch protein FliG produces the protein MSKKEKELTGKQKAALLLISLGPEVSASVYKHLTEEEIERLTLEISSVKKVEANVKEEIIEEFHNIALAQDYITQGGIGYAKTVLEKALGVEQAQTIINRLTSSLQVRPFDFARRADPAQIFNFIQNEHPQTIALILSYLEAGQAGVILSSLPQEVQADIAKRIAVMESTSPEVISEIESVLERKLSSTVTQDYTETGGVDAVVEVLNGVDRQTEKTILDALEIQDPELAEEIKKRMFVFEDIVTLDNRSIQRVIRDCENEDLLLSMKVSSEEVKDIIFRNMSQRMAETFKEEMEIMGPVRLRDVEEAQSRIVAVIRRLEDAGEIIIARGGGDDVIV, from the coding sequence GTGTCCAAGAAAGAAAAAGAATTAACAGGAAAACAAAAGGCCGCTCTCTTGTTAATTTCATTAGGGCCTGAGGTTTCAGCTTCTGTCTATAAACATTTAACAGAGGAAGAAATTGAACGTTTAACATTAGAAATATCAAGCGTTAAAAAAGTAGAAGCAAATGTGAAAGAGGAAATTATTGAAGAATTCCACAACATTGCACTTGCGCAAGATTATATTACACAGGGTGGTATTGGTTACGCGAAGACAGTATTGGAGAAAGCACTTGGTGTAGAGCAAGCTCAAACGATTATTAACCGTCTGACATCTTCTTTACAAGTGCGTCCATTTGACTTTGCACGGAGAGCTGATCCAGCACAAATTTTTAACTTTATTCAAAATGAACATCCACAAACAATTGCCCTTATTCTATCTTATTTAGAAGCAGGGCAAGCGGGTGTCATTTTATCGTCATTACCGCAGGAAGTTCAGGCTGATATTGCTAAACGTATAGCCGTAATGGAGTCAACTTCACCAGAAGTTATTAGTGAAATTGAATCTGTTTTAGAGCGTAAATTATCATCAACTGTTACACAGGATTACACAGAGACAGGTGGCGTTGATGCAGTCGTTGAAGTGTTAAATGGTGTAGACCGACAAACGGAAAAAACGATTCTCGATGCACTCGAAATTCAAGATCCAGAGCTTGCAGAAGAAATCAAGAAACGTATGTTCGTATTCGAGGATATTGTTACGCTCGACAACCGCTCGATTCAACGTGTTATTCGTGATTGTGAAAATGAAGATTTACTGCTTTCAATGAAAGTTTCAAGCGAGGAAGTAAAAGATATTATTTTCCGCAATATGTCACAACGTATGGCTGAAACATTTAAAGAGGAAATGGAGATTATGGGACCTGTACGTTTACGTGACGTAGAGGAGGCACAATCTCGAATTGTTGCGGTCATTCGTCGCTTAGAGGATGCTGGTGAGATTATTATTGCACGTGGTGGAGGAGATGACGTCATTGTCTAG
- the fliI gene encoding flagellar protein export ATPase FliI: MKTAQLIKQIPQMPTFKKFGRVTRVVGLMIESQGPDSSIGDVCKIYVETSKNGHQTILAEVVGFKDEIVVLMPFTSLREISIGCLVEGTGAPLEVKVGPELIGKVLDSMGNPIDGTVLPRGLLSVPTEQDPPNPLTRPPIDERLEVGVKAIDGMLTVGNGQRVGIFAGSGVGKSTLLGMIARNTQADLNVIALIGERGREVREFIERDLGPEGLSRSIVVAATSDQPALMRIKGAFTATAIAEYFRNRGLNVMLMMDSVTRVAMAQREIGLATGEPPAQKGYTPSVFAILPKLLERTGTNEKGSITAFYTVLVDGDDMNEPIADTVRGILDGHIVLDRNLANKGQYPAINVLKSVSRLMNHVAEPEHKKAAERLRELYYTYDKSEDLINIGAYKRGTSKEIDEAIYYEPLITAYLKQGYLDKVTLEESVNELISLSNGGGK; this comes from the coding sequence ATGAAAACGGCTCAACTAATCAAACAAATTCCTCAAATGCCAACCTTTAAAAAGTTTGGTAGAGTAACTAGAGTTGTCGGCTTGATGATTGAGTCGCAAGGTCCAGATAGTTCCATTGGTGATGTCTGTAAAATTTATGTGGAAACTTCTAAAAACGGCCATCAAACCATCTTAGCAGAGGTAGTAGGCTTCAAAGATGAAATTGTCGTCTTAATGCCTTTTACCTCACTGCGAGAAATATCCATTGGCTGCCTAGTTGAAGGTACGGGGGCACCACTAGAGGTAAAAGTGGGACCCGAGCTCATCGGTAAAGTACTTGATTCTATGGGAAATCCAATAGATGGGACAGTGCTACCGAGAGGATTATTGTCGGTTCCGACTGAGCAGGACCCACCGAACCCACTAACACGTCCACCGATCGATGAAAGACTTGAAGTAGGTGTTAAAGCAATTGACGGCATGTTAACTGTTGGTAATGGACAACGTGTAGGTATTTTCGCTGGTTCAGGGGTAGGGAAAAGTACATTGCTCGGTATGATTGCGCGAAATACACAAGCTGATTTAAACGTTATCGCACTTATTGGGGAGCGTGGTCGTGAAGTTCGTGAGTTCATAGAGCGTGACTTAGGGCCAGAGGGTTTAAGCCGATCAATAGTTGTAGCTGCAACTTCTGATCAGCCCGCACTGATGCGAATTAAAGGAGCTTTTACCGCAACAGCGATTGCAGAGTATTTTAGAAATCGTGGTTTAAATGTCATGTTGATGATGGACTCTGTGACTCGTGTTGCTATGGCACAACGAGAGATTGGTCTTGCGACAGGTGAACCACCAGCTCAAAAAGGATACACACCATCTGTATTTGCGATTTTACCTAAACTATTAGAGCGCACAGGTACTAATGAGAAGGGCTCTATTACGGCCTTTTATACAGTATTAGTAGATGGTGATGATATGAACGAGCCAATTGCAGATACTGTGCGAGGGATTTTAGATGGCCATATTGTTCTTGATCGAAACCTTGCCAATAAAGGTCAATATCCAGCTATTAATGTATTAAAAAGTGTCAGCCGTTTAATGAATCATGTGGCAGAGCCAGAGCATAAAAAGGCTGCAGAACGTTTAAGGGAGCTCTATTATACATATGACAAGTCGGAAGATCTAATTAACATTGGTGCGTATAAGCGGGGGACGTCAAAAGAAATTGATGAAGCGATTTACTATGAACCTCTCATTACCGCTTATTTAAAGCAGGGCTATTTAGATAAAGTGACCCTTGAGGAAAGTGTGAATGAGTTAATTTCATTATCGAACGGTGGTGGAAAATAG
- the fliL gene encoding flagellar basal body-associated protein FliL, with the protein MKNNKMLTMIIIVLVAIILIGGIAVFLFTQFNKPAGTLEPTIDEIVEASVEIPEITTNLADNKIVRLSLKIQTTNKDAAAELTKRDFQVKNIVIQELSEMEQKDLEGKQGKQVFQKSLKTRLNELMQEGEVQEIYITSFITQ; encoded by the coding sequence ATGAAGAATAACAAAATGTTAACGATGATTATCATCGTGCTAGTAGCAATCATACTTATCGGGGGTATTGCTGTTTTCTTGTTTACCCAATTTAATAAGCCAGCAGGAACTCTTGAACCAACAATTGATGAAATCGTAGAAGCTTCTGTTGAAATTCCGGAAATTACTACAAATTTAGCTGATAACAAAATTGTACGTTTGTCGTTAAAAATTCAAACAACAAATAAAGATGCAGCTGCCGAGTTAACGAAGCGTGATTTCCAAGTGAAAAATATTGTTATTCAAGAGCTTTCCGAGATGGAACAAAAAGATTTAGAAGGTAAGCAAGGTAAACAAGTTTTCCAAAAATCATTAAAAACCCGATTAAATGAATTGATGCAAGAGGGAGAAGTTCAGGAGATTTATATTACCTCCTTCATCACTCAATAA
- a CDS encoding TIGR02530 family flagellar biosynthesis protein: MDKFSIHRVPLHPSIRQTQPTPLKSQQSFKAHLQEATNQQELKVSKHANERIIERNIAISEQEWQVVSDKVFEAHSKGVKQPLVLMDQAALIVSAKNATVITAMDRTEAKQQIFTNIDGTIVL; this comes from the coding sequence ATGGATAAATTTTCAATTCATCGTGTACCATTGCATCCATCTATTCGCCAGACACAACCTACGCCATTAAAATCACAACAATCGTTTAAGGCTCATTTACAGGAAGCTACCAATCAACAAGAATTAAAAGTGAGCAAGCACGCAAATGAACGAATTATCGAGCGTAATATAGCGATCTCAGAACAAGAATGGCAAGTTGTATCGGATAAGGTATTTGAAGCACACTCAAAAGGTGTCAAACAACCATTAGTCTTGATGGATCAAGCAGCTTTAATTGTCAGTGCTAAAAACGCTACTGTCATTACAGCAATGGACCGCACGGAAGCAAAGCAGCAAATATTTACTAATATTGATGGCACAATTGTGCTATAA
- the fliJ gene encoding flagellar export protein FliJ yields MVSYIYRFEKVLTIREQEKNETEIAYKEAVRTFEEVASKLYDLLKKKEDLLEFQQGRLAVGSSIEEIHHYARFIDSLEKTIADVQQKVVQARAKMNWHEEKLLEKNLEVRKFEKMREKDFKLFQQEQDRIEGIFLDEISSLTYNKREIR; encoded by the coding sequence ATGGTGAGTTATATTTATCGTTTTGAAAAAGTGTTAACCATTCGAGAACAGGAAAAAAATGAAACTGAAATTGCCTATAAAGAAGCTGTACGTACTTTTGAAGAAGTAGCATCAAAGCTATATGATTTGCTAAAAAAGAAAGAAGATTTATTAGAGTTCCAGCAGGGGCGTTTAGCTGTAGGTTCATCAATAGAGGAGATTCATCACTATGCCCGTTTTATTGATAGCCTCGAAAAAACAATTGCTGATGTACAGCAGAAAGTTGTACAAGCTCGTGCAAAAATGAATTGGCACGAAGAAAAATTATTAGAAAAAAACTTGGAAGTGCGTAAATTTGAAAAAATGCGAGAAAAAGATTTTAAGTTATTCCAGCAAGAACAGGATCGTATCGAAGGCATTTTTTTAGATGAGATTTCATCACTTACGTATAACAAGAGAGAAATCAGGTGA
- the flgG gene encoding flagellar basal body rod protein FlgG translates to MLRSMYSGISGLKNFQTKLDVIGNNISNVNTYGFKKGRVVFKDLMSQTQSGASGPTGTVGGVNPKQIGLGSQLAAIDTIHGGGSLQGTGRGLDVAIEGEGFFIATGYDSNSTGPITPITDLKYTRAGNFYLDKDGFLVNQDGRYMLAVTPNQGSSPTTPSWDPTSPDDMSNYQNLTPTGGTAVTPDPVVKSGNDPAAIGDTGYIQIPTNAQSMSIALDGKVTFTGSDGVLYYGGQLVMAKFANPGGLQKEGSNYYVPSANSGDAFYAAGTNDGMGKAVAGSLEMSNVDLSEEFTEMIVAQRGFQANTRIITTSDEILQELVNLKR, encoded by the coding sequence ATGTTACGTTCTATGTATTCAGGTATTTCAGGTCTTAAAAACTTCCAAACAAAGCTAGACGTTATTGGGAATAATATTTCTAACGTTAATACTTACGGCTTTAAAAAAGGTCGAGTAGTGTTTAAAGATTTAATGTCTCAAACACAGTCAGGGGCATCAGGTCCAACAGGTACAGTCGGAGGGGTGAACCCGAAACAAATAGGTCTTGGTTCACAACTTGCGGCAATTGATACGATTCATGGTGGTGGTTCGCTACAAGGTACAGGACGCGGGCTAGATGTAGCTATTGAAGGCGAAGGGTTTTTTATAGCGACAGGCTATGATAGCAATTCAACAGGACCAATTACACCAATTACAGATTTAAAATATACACGTGCTGGGAACTTTTATTTAGATAAAGATGGATTTTTAGTCAATCAAGATGGTAGATATATGTTAGCTGTCACGCCTAATCAAGGCTCTTCACCAACTACCCCATCTTGGGATCCAACAAGTCCTGATGACATGTCGAATTATCAAAACTTAACACCGACTGGTGGAACGGCAGTGACGCCAGATCCTGTTGTGAAATCGGGTAATGATCCAGCTGCAATCGGTGATACAGGTTATATTCAAATCCCGACAAACGCACAATCGATGTCGATTGCATTAGACGGTAAAGTAACATTTACTGGATCTGACGGTGTTTTATACTACGGTGGACAATTAGTGATGGCGAAGTTTGCTAACCCAGGTGGTTTACAAAAAGAAGGTAGTAACTATTACGTTCCTAGTGCCAATTCAGGTGATGCCTTTTATGCTGCTGGTACAAATGATGGTATGGGGAAAGCTGTTGCTGGTTCATTAGAAATGTCCAACGTTGACCTATCTGAAGAATTTACAGAGATGATTGTTGCACAACGTGGTTTCCAAGCAAATACGCGTATTATTACAACATCCGATGAAATTCTGCAAGAGTTAGTAAACTTAAAACGATAG
- a CDS encoding MotE family protein, producing the protein MAKKDNRLTTELEERPPKRKSGGFRKFFMWFVIPIMFVVAILLIVATLMNTNVFDLGKKAYESLPFVPSEEQQAKEAVVNNDSKVVKLQADIQEKEAEIAQLQKKLDTATTEKEKLKTENEQLKFETEKTNREQDDVKRDFNDILKTYDKMSPKAAAPVLVKMSDAEALRILTNLKPDKVAAILEKMDPQDAAKYTEMMAKQ; encoded by the coding sequence ATGGCAAAAAAAGATAATCGACTTACAACGGAATTAGAAGAACGACCACCTAAACGTAAATCGGGTGGCTTTCGAAAGTTTTTTATGTGGTTTGTAATACCTATTATGTTTGTAGTAGCAATTCTACTTATTGTTGCAACACTGATGAATACGAATGTCTTTGATTTAGGAAAGAAAGCATATGAAAGCTTACCATTTGTTCCTTCAGAAGAACAACAAGCAAAAGAAGCTGTTGTTAATAATGATTCGAAGGTTGTAAAATTACAGGCTGATATCCAAGAAAAAGAAGCGGAAATTGCTCAACTGCAAAAAAAATTAGATACGGCAACAACTGAAAAAGAAAAGTTAAAGACAGAAAATGAGCAGCTAAAATTTGAAACTGAAAAAACAAATAGAGAGCAAGATGACGTAAAACGTGACTTTAATGACATTTTAAAAACTTATGATAAGATGTCTCCTAAAGCAGCAGCGCCAGTGCTTGTTAAAATGAGCGATGCTGAAGCACTGCGTATTTTAACAAACTTAAAACCGGATAAAGTAGCAGCGATTTTAGAAAAAATGGATCCACAAGATGCAGCGAAATATACGGAAATGATGGCTAAACAATAG